The following are encoded in a window of Chondrinema litorale genomic DNA:
- a CDS encoding TolC family protein has translation MKLIFKFIAVALCLMHFNLKAQLLPSEKVELDSLLEIALKNSHTLKEINEKLNQQRSQLKVEKLSWFSGIDVGLQFFSMEQQVDSENGQSFYASNVLPQVGGSLRISLHNLITTPQRIKIAKSDLIRTEEGIENTIDDIERWITMKYFELVSTKRQTAITKELLISQEHAFALVKQKFEKNEAKLDDFLKAQNAIQQTKETLIKHELSLEKFKAELSIITK, from the coding sequence ATGAAGTTAATATTTAAATTTATTGCTGTGGCACTATGTCTAATGCATTTTAATTTAAAAGCTCAACTTCTCCCAAGTGAAAAAGTAGAATTAGATTCATTACTTGAGATCGCACTTAAAAATTCTCATACACTAAAAGAAATCAATGAGAAGTTGAATCAGCAAAGAAGTCAGCTAAAAGTTGAAAAACTAAGCTGGTTTTCTGGTATAGATGTCGGATTACAGTTCTTTTCTATGGAACAACAGGTTGATTCTGAAAATGGACAGTCATTTTATGCTAGTAACGTTTTGCCGCAAGTGGGAGGCAGTTTAAGAATTAGTTTACATAATCTAATAACCACACCTCAACGTATCAAAATTGCTAAAAGTGATTTGATTCGTACTGAAGAAGGTATTGAAAATACTATTGATGATATAGAAAGATGGATCACCATGAAATATTTTGAGTTAGTTTCAACTAAGAGGCAAACTGCAATTACCAAAGAATTACTTATATCTCAAGAGCACGCTTTTGCCTTGGTAAAACAGAAATTTGAGAAAAATGAAGCTAAACTAGACGATTTTCTTAAGGCTCAAAATGCAATTCAGCAGACAAAAGAAACTTTAATCAAACATGAACTCAGTTTAGAAAAATTTAAGGCGGAATTAAGCATTATAACAAAGTAG
- a CDS encoding glycosyltransferase, protein MDFLVILRIIYYSIGLYFLFYSFYWFFLSIMGMIYSKSKRIKNNDYIKIDNLVILFPAYKPDLKLLEAVKAAKAIKNIPKAEILIILQEDVNNIKELLLEEEITIVEKNFKNVNGNPYHEVLRFSASVCKELNASHILLLDKDNIANNDFINQIFSFGNPNADVWQGKRKALNQENNWATYDSFSEKLNDMLLREAKQALDLPPELSGSAILFKTEVFENAVNNLDSRAPGMDKNLLIQLLLSNKIISYVPEAIVWEEKTASSEVLQTQRIRWFGNQYFNALYWGIALLKKQKPACLDYLITLYRPPRSIQIVLLPILMILELLTFKFIEIFSYSFLFTIGGILLFLIKENAWSSAYSIAQKLPIMAFRNLKSAANGVSKKQQGKFISTERRLNPNEKLKKSA, encoded by the coding sequence ATGGACTTCTTAGTAATCTTAAGAATAATTTATTATTCTATTGGACTCTATTTTCTTTTTTATTCTTTCTATTGGTTTTTCCTATCGATAATGGGAATGATCTATAGTAAAAGTAAAAGAATAAAAAATAATGATTATATTAAGATTGATAATCTTGTAATTTTATTTCCTGCTTACAAACCTGATTTAAAATTGCTAGAAGCAGTGAAAGCTGCAAAAGCTATAAAAAATATTCCCAAAGCAGAAATTTTAATTATTCTGCAAGAAGACGTAAATAATATCAAAGAATTATTACTTGAGGAAGAAATTACTATTGTTGAAAAAAACTTTAAAAATGTAAATGGAAATCCTTATCACGAAGTTTTAAGATTTAGTGCTTCGGTATGTAAAGAGCTAAATGCATCTCATATATTATTATTAGATAAAGATAACATTGCAAATAATGATTTTATCAATCAAATTTTCTCATTTGGAAATCCCAATGCAGATGTTTGGCAAGGGAAAAGAAAAGCTTTAAATCAAGAAAATAATTGGGCTACTTACGATTCATTTTCAGAGAAACTTAATGATATGTTGCTTAGAGAAGCTAAACAAGCTCTAGATTTACCTCCTGAACTAAGTGGAAGTGCAATTTTATTTAAAACTGAAGTATTTGAAAATGCTGTAAACAATTTAGATTCAAGAGCTCCGGGAATGGACAAAAATTTATTAATTCAACTGCTTCTATCAAATAAGATTATAAGTTATGTTCCAGAAGCAATAGTTTGGGAAGAAAAAACAGCTTCTTCTGAAGTATTACAAACTCAAAGAATTAGATGGTTTGGGAACCAATACTTCAATGCTTTGTACTGGGGTATAGCACTACTAAAAAAACAAAAACCAGCATGTTTAGATTATCTTATAACATTGTATAGACCGCCAAGAAGCATTCAAATTGTATTACTCCCTATCTTAATGATTTTAGAGCTTCTGACTTTTAAATTTATAGAAATTTTTAGTTATAGCTTCTTATTTACAATAGGTGGAATACTACTGTTCCTAATTAAAGAAAATGCTTGGTCATCTGCATATTCAATTGCTCAAAAATTACCAATTATGGCCTTCAGAAATCTTAAAAGTGCAGCAAATGGTGTTTCTAAAAAACAACAAGGCAAATTTATTTCTACAGAGAGAAGGTTAAATCCGAATGAAAAATTAAAGAAAAGTGCTTAA
- a CDS encoding glycosyltransferase family 4 protein — MDITILSCLSSKCGIGRYTEELASAVNKKNGQVKLFRKNSGKEDYIIAYPHRSFKNLKHIVAPYYLKKAVEQTDSEVWHADNIDAFTALDWSGKGKNKKKVVTVHDAIPLLYPHKSWIDGKAFHYHLHKTAKKADSIVTVSKTSKKDLVEIVGIDEAKIQVVYNGISHNLLYPLTEKPKHKRFNIRYIGGLGAIHKNAVALIETARKLKEMSFDYDMEIGSGNAHDTILPELVEKYNLKNHVHFKGFIPDNQLREFLGEGDVFLYPSLYEGFGFPPLEAMACGTAVVASDTGSLAEILQKGALLSKPNPNDLALNIIKLAENPDLKFQLEKEAVENAANFTWEKTAEEMIRIYRA; from the coding sequence ATGGATATAACGATATTATCTTGTTTAAGCAGTAAATGTGGAATTGGTAGATATACTGAGGAGCTTGCTTCTGCTGTCAATAAAAAAAATGGACAAGTTAAACTATTTAGAAAAAACTCAGGAAAAGAAGATTATATAATAGCTTATCCTCATAGATCATTTAAAAATTTAAAACATATAGTTGCCCCCTATTATCTCAAAAAAGCTGTTGAGCAAACAGATAGTGAGGTATGGCATGCAGATAACATTGATGCTTTTACTGCACTAGACTGGTCTGGTAAAGGAAAAAATAAAAAAAAGGTAGTAACAGTACATGATGCTATCCCCCTACTCTACCCTCACAAATCTTGGATAGATGGCAAAGCATTCCATTATCATTTACATAAAACTGCAAAAAAGGCGGACAGTATTGTAACTGTTTCTAAAACTTCTAAAAAAGATTTAGTAGAGATAGTAGGAATTGATGAAGCGAAAATTCAAGTCGTTTATAATGGGATTAGCCATAATTTGCTTTATCCGTTAACAGAAAAACCAAAACATAAAAGGTTCAATATCAGATACATTGGCGGATTAGGAGCGATACATAAAAATGCTGTTGCATTAATTGAAACTGCTAGAAAATTGAAAGAAATGAGCTTCGACTATGACATGGAAATTGGTAGTGGAAATGCACATGACACAATTTTACCAGAATTAGTTGAAAAATATAATCTTAAAAACCATGTTCATTTTAAAGGTTTTATACCTGACAATCAATTAAGAGAATTTCTTGGTGAAGGAGATGTATTTCTGTATCCAAGTTTATATGAGGGTTTTGGTTTTCCACCACTAGAAGCAATGGCTTGTGGAACAGCAGTTGTTGCTTCTGATACAGGTTCCTTAGCAGAAATACTACAAAAGGGAGCTCTCCTTTCTAAACCAAACCCTAACGACTTAGCGCTTAATATTATCAAGTTAGCAGAAAATCCGGATTTAAAATTTCAGCTTGAAAAAGAAGCTGTTGAAAATGCTGCCAATTTTACTTGGGAAAAAACAGCTGAAGAAATGATCCGGATTTATCGTGCCTAA
- a CDS encoding lipopolysaccharide biosynthesis protein: MISLKKISHTLAGNLLEFAAGFGITTFVTFSYSTELAGEWMWIMAIAAVQAKIREGITQTALVKFACNGEIQEQYKQRKLNFFITVLFEIAIFTILFILSFLFSEKYQNWYLIYGIYSFCTAIFRWQMFLWQGTLKTNNYLKTQFLAVVFTISGTAYCYLYQQDLLTLTVILALSKFVSIYPFLDYKEKINTFNSKISNQHLNDIRAYAGFGLLRETTGSIASRAEMLIGGLLLTFSDVAWLGLAARYAQLFLLPNGAIQSLVNTRAHALAFNDIENMKILLGQTLTGLWLLFGIGVLIFSLTANYWVPIVHGEQYTEAIPIIILILLHTSLFVPTGGIFGTIAHALNQPKLTAKVVMLSSIVKITLTSLGLWLFGIWGGVFVPFAVEIWGIYYTGNIMKKHLDTSWSELIFLGVNKSNLLNLEFQKSSK, from the coding sequence ATGATTTCATTAAAAAAAATATCTCATACATTAGCCGGTAATCTATTAGAGTTTGCTGCTGGGTTTGGCATAACAACATTTGTTACGTTCAGCTATTCAACAGAGCTTGCTGGTGAATGGATGTGGATTATGGCAATTGCTGCTGTTCAAGCTAAAATTAGAGAAGGTATTACTCAAACAGCTTTAGTAAAATTTGCTTGCAATGGAGAAATTCAAGAGCAATACAAACAAAGAAAGCTTAATTTCTTTATTACAGTTCTATTTGAGATTGCAATCTTTACTATTCTATTTATTCTTTCATTTTTATTTAGTGAAAAGTACCAAAACTGGTATTTAATATATGGGATTTATTCTTTTTGCACAGCAATTTTTAGATGGCAAATGTTTTTATGGCAAGGAACTTTAAAAACAAATAACTATTTAAAAACTCAATTTCTAGCTGTTGTTTTTACCATATCAGGAACTGCTTACTGCTATTTATATCAACAAGATTTATTAACTCTAACTGTAATATTAGCTTTATCTAAGTTCGTCTCAATATACCCTTTTCTAGATTACAAAGAAAAAATCAATACATTCAATTCTAAAATTTCAAATCAGCATTTAAATGATATTCGTGCTTATGCTGGTTTTGGTCTTTTAAGAGAAACTACTGGTAGTATTGCATCTAGAGCAGAAATGTTGATAGGTGGTCTATTACTAACCTTTTCAGATGTTGCTTGGTTGGGGCTTGCAGCCAGATATGCACAATTATTTTTATTACCGAATGGCGCGATTCAATCACTTGTTAATACAAGAGCTCATGCTTTAGCTTTTAACGACATAGAAAACATGAAAATACTGTTAGGCCAAACTTTAACAGGCTTATGGTTACTGTTTGGAATAGGTGTATTAATATTTAGCTTAACCGCCAATTATTGGGTCCCTATTGTTCATGGTGAACAATATACCGAGGCAATCCCAATTATTATACTCATACTGTTGCATACATCCCTATTTGTACCAACTGGAGGTATTTTCGGTACAATAGCACACGCATTAAATCAACCTAAATTAACGGCTAAAGTAGTAATGTTGAGTAGTATAGTAAAAATAACTCTTACAAGTCTTGGACTATGGTTATTTGGAATCTGGGGTGGCGTATTCGTTCCTTTTGCAGTCGAAATTTGGGGTATCTATTACACTGGAAATATTATGAAAAAGCATCTAGATACAAGTTGGAGTGAATTAATTTTTCTAGGTGTGAATAAATCAAATCTGCTAAATCTAGAATTTCAAAAATCTAGCAAATAA
- a CDS encoding response regulator, translating to MDFKILYIDDDHFMRMFFEGYFESKFDIKVCDSAEDAWKIFRSGYRADLIVLDLVLPGQSGKSFLTELKKQKALADTPVIVLSGNDKSNTRIDILKAGAEDFIIKPFNPEELEIKIAKVTSKIEKKINPQYLKDSNKILGIK from the coding sequence ATGGATTTTAAAATTCTTTATATTGATGATGACCACTTTATGCGAATGTTTTTTGAAGGTTATTTCGAAAGTAAATTCGATATTAAAGTATGTGATTCTGCAGAGGACGCCTGGAAAATTTTTAGATCAGGATATAGAGCAGACTTAATCGTTCTAGACCTTGTTTTACCCGGCCAAAGTGGAAAATCTTTTTTAACAGAATTAAAAAAACAAAAAGCCCTTGCTGATACTCCTGTAATTGTATTATCTGGTAATGATAAAAGCAATACTAGAATAGATATACTTAAAGCCGGAGCAGAAGATTTTATAATAAAACCTTTTAATCCTGAAGAACTAGAAATAAAAATAGCCAAAGTAACCAGTAAGATAGAAAAAAAGATAAATCCCCAATATTTAAAAGACAGCAACAAAATATTGGGGATAAAATAA
- a CDS encoding GumC family protein, which produces MLLEKVLVIFKKFWKFKIWLIGIPVLSGALVFFLTRNQERKYISKATLQVSMPTSGDVSLIGREFKQYEASLFFFDLIEVINSRKTTEMVRLEILKKYMEGEYQFFSFDDNPELREDSVKIYNRAKELGKEYNLLNLSDSLDIGITLLLENNRLSIKEMQGQLNASRVGKSNYVDIKYECENPYKAAYITGCYINIITQQYKVLSQKKIEDNRERLEVLVDNAKKELDSKISQLENFKIENNIINLPEHTKAIVNQVVNMEVKLAHLKETYDAHDKAAEIVKKNLQNAGSFNFNDISNKTIASLKDSLRNVSESLLFFEGDEIEKQELETKVEHLKNEITAQIITMLDKVPYDPSQARQELMSRLIGYEIDKEMESSMLESVENELEKLNLYAAKFAPLESSLSTYTSEIHIAQEAYLILLNKLNLVRTIEQGSGDVKITIFSPPILPREPESSKRAFAIVGACIASFILIAAGIVAFVLLDKRVYSTSYFTELTTILPFISINDKSDNIHEIKRLRKKISDLPNELRTILIIGLSEKDIDNSFLESLMQSLATFPGNQLMLNATGSEKTIEGYDSSNLPEKIEQIQEPEDSKNYVINIDNKTSPFEKHHPEFWQEYTQKSLISRKCIIIAAPPALLSSDWEEWLSTAHAFILVRMGGQGMTEKDKDIIRSIYTHEKSFQATVFIEKEQ; this is translated from the coding sequence ATGCTGTTGGAAAAGGTTCTGGTGATTTTTAAGAAGTTCTGGAAGTTCAAGATTTGGCTGATAGGAATACCGGTACTTTCAGGAGCTTTAGTTTTTTTTCTAACTCGAAACCAAGAGCGAAAATATATTTCAAAAGCGACATTACAAGTAAGTATGCCTACTTCTGGTGATGTTTCTTTGATTGGTAGAGAATTTAAACAATATGAAGCCAGTCTGTTCTTCTTTGACTTAATCGAAGTGATTAATTCAAGGAAGACAACGGAAATGGTACGCCTAGAAATTTTAAAAAAATATATGGAAGGAGAATATCAATTTTTCTCTTTCGATGATAATCCCGAATTACGCGAGGACTCAGTTAAAATTTATAATAGAGCAAAAGAACTAGGCAAAGAATACAATCTATTGAATTTATCTGATTCATTAGATATTGGCATCACACTATTGTTAGAAAATAACAGATTAAGTATTAAAGAAATGCAGGGTCAGTTAAATGCTAGTAGGGTTGGAAAAAGTAATTATGTTGACATTAAATATGAGTGTGAAAACCCGTACAAAGCGGCCTATATAACTGGATGTTATATAAATATTATTACTCAACAATATAAAGTACTATCTCAAAAAAAGATAGAAGATAATAGAGAAAGGCTAGAAGTGCTGGTTGATAATGCTAAAAAAGAACTTGACAGTAAAATTAGTCAGCTTGAAAATTTTAAAATAGAAAATAATATTATTAACCTACCTGAACATACAAAGGCAATCGTGAATCAGGTAGTAAATATGGAAGTAAAATTAGCCCATTTAAAAGAAACTTACGACGCTCATGATAAAGCAGCTGAAATTGTAAAAAAGAACCTTCAAAATGCTGGTAGTTTCAACTTCAATGATATTTCAAATAAGACAATAGCTTCACTTAAAGATTCATTAAGAAATGTAAGTGAAAGCTTACTTTTTTTCGAAGGAGATGAAATTGAAAAGCAAGAATTAGAAACAAAAGTAGAACACTTAAAAAATGAAATAACCGCTCAAATAATCACAATGCTTGACAAGGTCCCTTACGATCCATCTCAGGCGCGACAAGAGTTAATGAGCAGGCTAATTGGTTATGAAATAGATAAAGAAATGGAATCAAGTATGCTAGAATCTGTAGAAAATGAATTAGAAAAGCTGAATTTATATGCAGCTAAATTTGCTCCATTAGAGTCTAGCTTAAGCACGTATACTTCAGAAATTCATATTGCACAAGAAGCATACTTAATCCTATTAAACAAACTAAATCTAGTTAGAACAATTGAACAAGGCTCTGGTGATGTAAAAATCACTATTTTCTCACCTCCAATTTTACCTAGAGAACCAGAAAGCTCTAAAAGAGCATTTGCAATTGTAGGAGCTTGTATTGCTTCTTTTATCCTTATTGCAGCAGGAATTGTAGCATTTGTTTTACTTGACAAAAGAGTTTATTCTACTAGTTATTTTACTGAATTAACTACCATATTACCCTTTATTTCTATTAATGATAAATCGGATAACATACATGAAATAAAAAGATTAAGAAAAAAGATATCAGACTTGCCTAATGAATTAAGGACGATACTAATTATTGGCCTTTCTGAAAAAGATATAGATAACAGCTTTTTAGAAAGTTTGATGCAATCCCTAGCAACATTTCCTGGAAATCAACTCATGCTAAATGCTACTGGTAGTGAAAAAACAATAGAAGGTTACGATTCTTCAAATCTACCTGAAAAAATTGAGCAAATTCAAGAACCTGAGGATAGTAAAAACTATGTAATAAATATTGATAACAAAACTTCACCATTTGAAAAGCATCATCCAGAATTCTGGCAAGAATACACACAAAAGAGTTTAATAAGTAGAAAATGTATTATAATAGCTGCCCCTCCTGCCCTTCTCAGCTCAGATTGGGAAGAATGGTTAAGTACAGCTCATGCTTTTATTCTTGTTCGTATGGGTGGACAAGGTATGACAGAAAAAGATAAGGATATAATTAGATCTATATATACACATGAAAAGTCTTTTCAGGCAACAGTATTTATTGAAAAGGAACAATAA
- a CDS encoding glycosyltransferase family 2 protein produces the protein MDSKLKISVVVATYNRSDLLIELIKSLDNQTLDKETYEIIIACDGCTDDTIEKLEFQSYYVPNLKWLDLPKGNPAKSRNAGILEAKAPLIAFTDDDCLAENTWLETIIKVFDKKDTIGLQGKTTTDKKLVNPLTHQIENLKGHPSVPTCNAAFRKNILLKIGGFDEHFPFAHNEDADLSWRIRSEGKIDFVPEMVINHPPRKVSFTKMLDRMKILESEFMLYHKNPELYKFWRNENPWKTIYTEVFLKHQLLIFKSRFKYINRPLLMIKGIMISLIWWIDLLLKYPSFLKADQLYKKKYSELNILTEESNLAA, from the coding sequence ATGGATAGCAAATTAAAAATATCAGTAGTTGTTGCTACATATAATAGAAGCGATTTATTAATAGAACTTATCAAAAGTCTTGATAATCAAACTCTAGATAAAGAAACCTATGAGATAATAATTGCATGTGATGGTTGTACAGACGATACTATAGAGAAACTAGAATTTCAAAGCTACTATGTGCCTAATCTTAAGTGGCTAGATTTACCAAAGGGAAATCCAGCCAAATCAAGAAATGCTGGAATATTAGAAGCCAAAGCCCCTTTAATTGCATTTACAGATGACGATTGTTTGGCGGAAAATACTTGGTTGGAAACAATAATTAAAGTATTTGATAAAAAAGATACTATAGGATTACAAGGAAAAACTACTACAGACAAAAAACTGGTGAATCCTCTAACACATCAAATTGAAAATTTGAAAGGGCATCCATCAGTACCTACTTGTAATGCAGCATTTAGGAAAAATATATTACTCAAAATAGGTGGATTTGACGAACATTTCCCTTTCGCGCATAATGAAGATGCCGATTTATCTTGGCGCATAAGAAGTGAAGGTAAGATTGATTTTGTACCAGAAATGGTTATCAATCATCCTCCTAGAAAGGTCAGCTTTACAAAAATGTTAGATAGAATGAAAATTCTTGAAAGTGAGTTTATGCTTTACCATAAAAATCCTGAATTATATAAATTTTGGAGAAATGAAAATCCTTGGAAAACGATCTATACTGAAGTTTTCCTTAAGCATCAATTATTGATCTTCAAATCAAGATTTAAATATATAAATAGACCTCTTTTGATGATTAAAGGAATAATGATAAGTCTTATCTGGTGGATAGATTTATTATTAAAATACCCTTCATTTTTAAAAGCAGATCAATTATATAAAAAGAAATATTCTGAATTAAATATTCTCACTGAAGAAAGCAACCTTGCAGCTTAG
- a CDS encoding sigma-54-dependent transcriptional regulator codes for MKIFIVEDDPFFGEALNYQLGLNPDYEIIRFTSGKDCLLNLYQQPAVVSLDYTLPDMTGADILRKIKYKYPKLPVIILSGQEDMETALELIRSGAEDYIIKNDDSIHRLRQLLKNLSEKLELQNEVESLQEEVGKKYNFSNIIGDSIAIQKVFRQMEKAVNSQITVSITGETGTGKELVAKSIHFKSDRKKQNFVAVNVAAIPAELIESELFGHEKGAFTGAAERRIGKIELAHKGTLFLDEIGEMDLNMQSKLLRVLQEREIVRIGGNQTIKVDFRLIIATHKKLFAEVDNRKFREDLYYRLLGLQIELPALRERREDVLQLTDFFLMEYANHNKCKKPELSIEAQKKLANYGFPGNIRELRAIIELACVMCENNMIDVSDIIFQEGDVLGRMLEGQEDTLKGYTRKIVKHYMSKYNNDYDAVAVKLDMGKSTIYKMKKDGEI; via the coding sequence ATGAAAATATTTATTGTTGAAGACGATCCTTTTTTTGGTGAAGCATTAAATTATCAATTAGGTCTGAATCCAGACTATGAAATAATAAGATTTACTTCTGGGAAAGATTGTTTATTGAACTTATATCAACAACCTGCTGTAGTTTCTCTAGATTATACATTACCGGATATGACTGGTGCAGATATTTTAAGAAAAATAAAATATAAGTATCCCAAATTACCTGTGATTATTCTTTCTGGTCAAGAAGATATGGAAACGGCATTAGAATTAATACGTTCAGGAGCCGAAGACTATATCATAAAAAATGATGACTCAATACATCGATTAAGACAGCTATTGAAGAATTTGTCAGAAAAGCTTGAGTTACAAAATGAAGTAGAAAGCTTACAGGAAGAAGTAGGGAAAAAATATAACTTTTCCAATATAATTGGCGATAGTATAGCTATACAAAAGGTATTCAGGCAAATGGAAAAAGCTGTTAATTCTCAAATCACTGTGAGTATTACAGGTGAAACTGGAACTGGTAAAGAGTTAGTTGCTAAATCAATACATTTTAAATCAGATCGGAAAAAGCAGAATTTTGTAGCGGTGAATGTAGCGGCAATTCCAGCAGAATTAATTGAAAGTGAATTATTTGGACATGAAAAAGGAGCTTTTACTGGTGCAGCAGAGAGACGAATAGGAAAAATTGAACTAGCACACAAAGGCACTTTATTTCTTGATGAAATAGGAGAGATGGATTTAAATATGCAAAGTAAATTATTAAGGGTTTTACAAGAAAGGGAAATAGTTAGAATAGGAGGAAACCAAACGATAAAAGTAGATTTTAGATTAATTATAGCAACTCATAAGAAACTTTTTGCAGAAGTTGACAATCGAAAATTTAGAGAAGATTTATATTATCGATTGTTGGGTTTACAAATTGAACTTCCTGCCTTAAGGGAGAGAAGAGAGGACGTATTACAACTTACTGACTTTTTTTTAATGGAATATGCTAATCATAATAAATGTAAGAAACCAGAATTGTCAATTGAAGCACAAAAAAAGTTAGCAAATTATGGTTTCCCTGGAAATATAAGAGAGTTGAGGGCAATTATTGAACTTGCTTGTGTAATGTGTGAAAATAATATGATTGATGTTTCTGATATTATATTTCAAGAAGGTGATGTTTTGGGACGTATGTTGGAAGGTCAAGAAGATACATTGAAAGGTTATACAAGGAAGATTGTAAAGCATTATATGAGTAAGTATAACAATGATTACGATGCAGTTGCTGTTAAACTGGATATGGGAAAATCTACTATTTACAAAATGAAAAAAGATGGTGAAATATAG
- a CDS encoding class I SAM-dependent methyltransferase: protein MKTANPESRFKLSIDPKDKVLEIGGGHNPHPRANVVVDKYVFEDGHRSGNLSVLSHQEFICADGENLPFKDKEFDYVICCHVLEHVENPKQFLKEMMRVAKRGYIEVPSLMGEHLAPKASHVWVSVEIDNKFVVCSKEKLGMKTPTMDAGDVFLYHLPKNSLAYKTLIKTHGNILTLRYEWKDNFEFVIDPSPDTLPLTKDGRWLPAMISEAFPERSIKTECIGFSKALWEVGKEYIKNRMNGKKRTTKDAKIGLGIENTQHAKAS, encoded by the coding sequence ATGAAAACAGCCAATCCAGAATCTAGATTTAAACTTTCTATTGATCCAAAAGACAAAGTATTAGAAATAGGTGGCGGACATAATCCTCATCCAAGAGCCAATGTAGTTGTTGATAAATATGTATTTGAAGATGGCCATAGAAGTGGAAACTTAAGTGTATTAAGCCATCAAGAATTTATATGTGCCGATGGAGAAAACCTACCTTTTAAAGATAAAGAATTTGATTATGTAATTTGTTGCCATGTTTTAGAACATGTAGAAAATCCAAAACAATTTCTTAAAGAAATGATGCGTGTGGCTAAGAGAGGATATATTGAAGTCCCTTCTTTAATGGGTGAACATTTAGCTCCTAAAGCATCTCACGTATGGGTATCTGTTGAGATCGACAATAAATTTGTAGTTTGCTCAAAGGAAAAACTCGGAATGAAAACACCAACAATGGATGCTGGTGACGTTTTTCTATACCATTTGCCTAAAAACTCATTGGCTTATAAGACATTAATTAAAACTCATGGTAATATCTTAACTCTAAGATATGAGTGGAAAGATAACTTTGAATTCGTTATTGACCCTTCACCAGACACACTTCCACTTACAAAAGATGGTAGATGGTTACCAGCAATGATTTCAGAAGCATTTCCAGAAAGAAGTATTAAAACTGAATGTATCGGTTTTAGCAAAGCATTATGGGAGGTAGGTAAAGAATACATTAAAAACCGAATGAATGGTAAAAAGAGAACTACAAAAGATGCAAAAATTGGATTAGGAATTGAAAACACACAACATGCTAAAGCATCCTAG